One Deltaproteobacteria bacterium DNA segment encodes these proteins:
- a CDS encoding YfiR family protein: MRRSLRHLAISLLSILALSAAPALANSAEDQIRATFILLLSKYVTWPDGAFASPTAPIVVAVVGNPALAERMRALANGQVLEGRAFEVRAAADAASAAGAHIVFVSSPDESRALASAKPIRISEKPTKLADTDIAIRLESGRAAFAVNRGDVARRGLKLSSKLMRLASSFE, encoded by the coding sequence ATGCGTCGTTCGTTGCGCCATCTCGCAATCTCGCTGCTCAGCATTCTCGCGCTGAGCGCGGCGCCAGCGCTCGCGAACTCCGCGGAGGATCAAATCCGCGCGACGTTCATCCTGTTGCTCAGCAAGTACGTGACTTGGCCGGACGGAGCGTTCGCCTCTCCGACAGCTCCCATCGTCGTCGCCGTCGTCGGCAACCCCGCGCTCGCTGAACGGATGCGCGCACTGGCGAATGGCCAGGTCCTCGAAGGGCGCGCCTTCGAGGTTCGCGCCGCCGCGGACGCCGCAAGCGCCGCTGGAGCGCACATCGTGTTCGTCTCCTCGCCCGACGAGTCGAGAGCGCTCGCCAGCGCGAAGCCGATCCGCATCAGCGAGAAGCCGACGAAGCTCGCCGACACCGACATCGCGATTCGCCTGGAGTCCGGCCGCGCCGCGTTCGCAGTGAACCGCGGCGACGTCGCGAGGCGCGGCCTCAAGCTCAGCTCGAAGCTGATGCGGCTTGCCTCGAGCTTCGAATGA